ATTTCAGCGCAGCCGGATCGGCCGACACCCGTAAGTATAGCGCAACATAATTACTATAGCCTGGGTTGCGTAACGGGCATTTCAGAACATTGTCTGCGGCTGACTTCAAACCGTTATCTTGAAGTTGACAATCAGGGTATTCCCTCGGGCAAGATTGTGGACGCAAGAGATAGTGGTATGGATTTTTCCGCGCCGAAAGCGATCAGTGCCGTTTTGACGGATTTGGACAACTACTTCGTTTTCAACAGCGCACGAGAGAAGGGGCTTCCGGTCGCCGACCTTACTACACCCACGGGTTTGAAGCTATCTGTATGGTCAGACCAGGCAGGGGTGCAAATTTACTCCGGGGCTCACCTCACGGAACCCTTTTACAAGAGCGCTGGCGTGTGCATCGAGCCATCGGGTTATCCCAACGCGCCCAACATCCCCGAGTTCCCGTCGATCATATGCGCTCCTGAAGCCCCTTACGAGCAGACATTGATTCTGCAGATTT
The Ruegeria sp. SCSIO 43209 genome window above contains:
- a CDS encoding aldose epimerase family protein is translated as MNKRRDIPPQIERAVLNDGDMRVSLLSYGATTQGWWYKGMPMILGYENPRDYATDNNYLGAIVGRVANRIGAARFDMENVRYELDANEGRNSLHGGRAGLSHQNWALEQMTANEAVLRLTSPEGASGYPGTVRFEVRVRLDYPRLVYSISAQPDRPTPVSIAQHNYYSLGCVTGISEHCLRLTSNRYLEVDNQGIPSGKIVDARDSGMDFSAPKAISAVLTDLDNYFVFNSAREKGLPVADLTTPTGLKLSVWSDQAGVQIYSGAHLTEPFYKSAGVCIEPSGYPNAPNIPEFPSIICAPEAPYEQTLILQISEGVT